One window from the genome of Lutra lutra chromosome X, mLutLut1.2, whole genome shotgun sequence encodes:
- the LOC125091864 gene encoding diphosphoinositol polyphosphate phosphohydrolase 3-beta, translating into MKCKPNQTRTYDPEGFKKRAACLCFRSELEDEVLLVSSSRYPDRWIVPGGGMEPEEEPGGAAVREVYEEAGVKGKLGRLLGIFEQNQDRKHRTYVYVLTVTEILEDWEDSVSIGRKREWFKIEDAIKVLQCHKPVHAEYLEKLKLGGSPTNGNSVARSLAQSDP; encoded by the coding sequence ATGAAGTGCAAGCCGAACCAGACGCGTACCTACGACCCGGAGGGGTTCAAGAAGCGGGCGGCGTGCCTTTGCTTCCGGAGCGAGCTCGAGGACGAGGTGCTGTTAGTGAGTAGCAGTCGGTACCCGGACCGCTGGATCGTGCCGGGCGGGGGCATGGAGCCCGAGGAGGAGCCGGGCGGTGCGGCAGTCCGAGAGGTGTACGAAGAGGCGGGAGTCAAGGGGAAGTTAGGCCGGCTCCTGGGCATTTTCGAACAGAACCAAGACCGCAAGCACAGAACGTACGTGTACGTACTGACTGTCACTGAGATTCTGGAGGATTGGGAAGATTCGGTTAGCATTGGGAGGAAGCGAGAGTGGTTCAAAATCGAAGATGCGATCAAGGTTCTCCAGTGCCACAAGCCCGTGCATGCCGAATATCTGGAAAAACTAAAGCTGGGCGGTTCCCCGACCAATGGAAACTCCGTGGCCCGGTCCCTGGCACAGAGCGATCCTTAG